The Nitrospiria bacterium DNA window CCGACCGGGATCGTCGCCGTCACTTGTTGCCCGGCAAGGTCGACGACCGAAACCGAATCGGAAAGATGGTTGGCCACGTAGGCTTCTTTCCCGTCGGATGATATCGCCATGAAAATCGGCGCGCTCCCGACCGGAACGCGGCTCACCGCGCGCTGGGACTGCCGGTCCACGAACAGCAGCATCCCCTCCCCCGCCTTGGCCCGAAGCAGAAAGAGCTGTCGGTCCGACGGGCCCGCGACCACGCGCAGCGGTTCCTGACGGATCGCGCTCCACATTCCCTCATCCGGGTCGGCGTCCTGTCCCTTGAGCAGCCAATTCTCGGACGCGTAGGGCTTCTTCGCGGGACCGGAAGTCGCGCCGCAACCCGCGAGCCCTCCCGCCGCGATGAAGATGGCGAGACTCCAAGCGATCCCCTCACGTCTTTTCATGATTCTTCCTCCTTTTAAGAAGCCTACAGCGGAACCTTCGCGTATTGGGCGACGACGCTCTTCCGTTCGGTGTCCATCAGGCTGACGTCGGTCCGGCCTTCATGCGTGATGTAGAGAAAGCGGCCGTCGGCCGTCAGCGCCATCGAGCCCGGGAATTGGCCCACCGGAAGCGTCGCCATCACCCGCCCCTCGTTCGCGTCGATCACCGACAGATCGTTTGATCGGGCATGGATGACGTAGGCGACCTTTCCGTCCGGGCTGAAGCTTACCTCGACCGGTCCCGCCCCGGCCGAAAGTGTTTTCACCACATCGAGACTCGCCGTGTCCACGACCGAGACCGTATCGGAACCCTCGTTCGCCACGAGGATCGTCCGGCCGTCCGGGGTGATGCCCAAGCCCATCGGCATCTTGCCGACCTTGACGCGCTTGACGACGAGGGAGGTGGCCGTGTCGATCACGGCCATATCCTGTCCGCCGTGATGAACGACGTAGGCATATTTTCCCCCGGGATCGAAGACGAGACCGCAGGGCCAATGGCCGACCGGGATCTCGCCGTCGGCCTGCTTTGTGGAAAGATTCAAGACCGAGATCGTATCCGACCCGTGATTCGCGACGTACGCGTAGGTTCCCGACGGCGCGATCGCGATCCGGATCGGGCGATGGCCGACCGGAATCGTCCGGACGACCCGCCGCGTCGCGGTGTCGACCACCGAGACCGTATCCGAGAGGTGATTCGCGACGTACAGCTCCTTTCCGTCGGCCGTCAGGGCCAGCGCGATAGGCACCTTCCCGACCTCGACCCGTCCGGCGATCCGGTAATTCGCCCGGTCCAGGACGACCAGCGTTCCATTTTCATCCGCCTTCGCGGTCCGAAGGAGATAGAGCGCGCGGTCGTCGGGCGAAAGGGCGACCCGCAAGGGACTCTGCCGCATCACGCGGTAGACCCAGACCGCGTCTTCCGTATCGTAATTGTATTCGGAATTTAAATCCTTTTCATCGCCGGGATGGACGCGGTCCTGAGGGTTGTTCTCCTGGTCCGACGCTTGCGGAGCCGCATCTGGATAGGGCGAGGCCGCCGCCCGATTCTGAGCACCGGAAAATCCTCCGCAGCCCGTTAAGACGAAAAGGGAGAGGAGGTATGATGCCAGATGCCGGTGACGAAAAACCCTTAACGGCTGTAACATATGTTTTCTCTCCACAAGCATCCCGCCACCAGCATCTTTACACTTATACTCACGGCCCCGCGGTGTAGTACAGTCGCGTGTTATTATCCCCGGACACCAGGGGCGAGGACCAGCCGAGGAAGACGGACAACGCGCTGCCCGCTCCCCCCGTCGCGGGCATATCGATCACCGGGCTGTAATAAGCGCTCTCGGATCCCACGCCGCCGTCAATAATAACCGCGCCCTGCCAGCCCGGCACGGACACGTTTCCACAGGGACCCGGCCCGGTCGACAGCGCGAAGCAGTTGCTGTAGATCCGGAACATCGCGCCGTCGTTCTGCGTCCAGACCTCCACCCCGTTTCCTGCGGCATCCATCACGATCTGCGGCGCATGCGCGTCCCCGCTCCCGGCGTCGATCTCTTGTCCGGCCAGCCAGGGACTGATAAAATAGTGGGCCCAAATATTCCAGCCCGATCCATCGTAACTCTCGTAGGTCGTAATGGCGTAGCCGGCTCCGTTCGACGCCATCGCAATATGCGGATTCCTGAATTGGCAATTCAGAATCGAGCGAACGCCGTCGAGCGAGGTGGAGGAGGGGCAGCCGCCGGCAAAGGGCCCGGTTCCGAAGACCGTGGGAGTCGATACCGTATTAACACCATCGGGTATGGTTAGGACAGGATAGCTGCCAAAATTGGCTAATATATCCATAGTCCAGTTGACGGCCGACCAGGGAGAACCCATCCCGTACTCGCGCGCCACGATCGCCTGGCCTTCATAGTACTGATCGGCATTTCCATCCGGATTACAGTTCCCGTTATGAGCCCCGCTTGCACAGCCCGCCCCCAAAGGATTCGAGATAGAAAAATCCTCGCTCAGCCCCCAAGAGGTCTTAATCAACAGGAAAGTCTGGCCCGTTGTATCCATCGCGAGATCAAACTCGACGATGTTGACGCAGGAATCGCTATTGCTGACCGTTCCCCGACTTGGCGCACCTCCGTCACCGGCTTCGAAACAAATAAGTTGATTCCGGCTGGCAACGCTGCCGGGCGTACCGCTGGAGAGGTTGGCATCCGGACTAAGGTCCATCGGACTCTGCCAGCTTGTTCCATTGAAAAGATTGGCCTGAAGGCTTGAGACCATACAAGGACCTTGTTGTATCGTTAAATTGTTGACATCACCTGTAACGCCCCCGTCGAACGTCGAAGGGTCAACCGTAGGCGGGACAAAGCAGTCCGTCTGTTGCACCATCTGGATAAA harbors:
- a CDS encoding beta-propeller fold lactonase family protein, encoding MLQPLRVFRHRHLASYLLSLFVLTGCGGFSGAQNRAAASPYPDAAPQASDQENNPQDRVHPGDEKDLNSEYNYDTEDAVWVYRVMRQSPLRVALSPDDRALYLLRTAKADENGTLVVLDRANYRIAGRVEVGKVPIALALTADGKELYVANHLSDTVSVVDTATRRVVRTIPVGHRPIRIAIAPSGTYAYVANHGSDTISVLNLSTKQADGEIPVGHWPCGLVFDPGGKYAYVVHHGGQDMAVIDTATSLVVKRVKVGKMPMGLGITPDGRTILVANEGSDTVSVVDTASLDVVKTLSAGAGPVEVSFSPDGKVAYVIHARSNDLSVIDANEGRVMATLPVGQFPGSMALTADGRFLYITHEGRTDVSLMDTERKSVVAQYAKVPL